From Shewanella psychrophila, a single genomic window includes:
- a CDS encoding tRNA (adenine(22)-N(1))-methyltransferase translates to MKLSQRLNQIDKMIDREYDHIWDCCCDHGFLGAQLLKRNAAKTIHFVDVVADLMLVLESKLQRFLPDNMQSDQQTMPKWKVHCIDVAMLPLTQYKNNDTHLIIIAGIGGDLLIELVSQILANHPDKHLEFILCPVHHNYKVRSQVSKHKLGLLHECLIKENKRFYEIMHLSTQSSTPVSHVGSQMWDLARDDDRDYLTKTLEHYRRMQQYSPANHVDIEQIISQYQAVNKLNREDLCAI, encoded by the coding sequence GTGAAGTTAAGCCAACGCTTAAACCAGATAGATAAGATGATAGACAGGGAATACGACCACATTTGGGATTGCTGTTGCGATCATGGTTTTTTAGGCGCACAACTCCTAAAACGCAATGCCGCCAAGACCATCCACTTTGTCGATGTGGTTGCCGACTTAATGCTAGTGCTTGAGTCTAAGTTACAGCGATTTCTGCCCGACAATATGCAATCTGACCAACAAACGATGCCCAAATGGAAGGTTCACTGTATCGATGTCGCCATGCTCCCTCTGACGCAATACAAGAATAACGACACTCATCTGATCATCATTGCCGGTATCGGCGGCGATTTGCTTATCGAGCTAGTCAGCCAAATCTTGGCGAACCACCCAGACAAACACCTGGAATTTATCCTCTGCCCGGTACATCACAACTACAAGGTGAGAAGTCAAGTCTCTAAACACAAACTTGGGTTACTTCATGAGTGTTTAATCAAAGAGAACAAGCGTTTCTACGAAATCATGCATCTATCAACCCAAAGCTCCACACCTGTTTCCCATGTTGGGTCACAAATGTGGGATCTTGCCAGAGACGATGATAGAGACTACCTGACTAAGACATTAGAACACTATCGACGCATGCAGCAATACTCACCAGCAAACCATGTCGACATTGAGCAGATTATTTCACAATATCAAGCTGTAAATAAATTAAACAGAGAAGATTTATGCGCCATTTAA
- the rsmS gene encoding pleiotropic regulatory protein RsmS codes for MSKLNKTESDKVPPNTVEQEGTSSLDTAADDIKLAVDLIYLFESNKIDAQVALSAIEIVKADLMSKLDKVE; via the coding sequence ATGTCCAAGCTAAACAAAACCGAATCAGACAAAGTACCCCCAAATACAGTAGAACAAGAAGGAACCTCTTCTCTGGATACTGCCGCGGACGACATTAAACTGGCTGTGGATCTTATCTACCTCTTCGAAAGTAACAAAATTGACGCGCAAGTCGCGTTATCGGCTATTGAAATAGTTAAAGCCGATCTTATGTCTAAATTAGACAAAGTTGAGTGA
- a CDS encoding dicarboxylate/amino acid:cation symporter, translating into MKLHWQIMIAIVIAIFVGLITPANSQIYQVYGFFGTLFLNGLKMVIVPLIMASIISSMASLNQGDNLGRLGLKTLGYYATTSLIAILIGLTVVNITTPGIIDGAPAGEILNLHADSAELESTLMQVEGRGSKDLIEIFIRMIPTNIVSAAAEGQMLGLIFFSLLFGFFMGRVEGRRGEVLRDFWKGVSKTMVLITQFVLKFAPIGIFALIAKTVSATGFDAFAPMLVFLLTVITALALHAFVALPLLLKFVGGVSPLKQLSVMSPAMLMAFSTASSSATLPLTMECVKKRAGVSHKTASFVLPLGATVNMDGTALYECVAAMFIAQAYGLELGIVTQFTIVLVALLTSIGVAGIPAASLVAITVILAAIGLPLEAIGLLLVTDRILDMLRTAVNVYSDACGTVIIARTEGESWVLSPEQEHEVTEPDND; encoded by the coding sequence ATGAAACTTCATTGGCAGATAATGATAGCGATTGTTATAGCCATCTTTGTTGGCTTAATTACGCCTGCTAATAGTCAAATTTACCAAGTCTATGGCTTCTTCGGTACCCTGTTTCTCAATGGGTTAAAGATGGTGATTGTCCCACTCATTATGGCATCGATCATTTCCAGTATGGCTAGCCTAAATCAGGGAGATAACCTGGGTCGTTTGGGGCTTAAAACACTTGGTTATTACGCCACGACGAGCCTTATCGCCATCTTGATTGGACTCACAGTTGTTAATATCACAACTCCAGGCATTATTGATGGTGCGCCTGCGGGTGAGATATTAAACCTTCACGCCGATAGCGCCGAGCTCGAGTCGACCCTGATGCAAGTCGAAGGTCGTGGTAGTAAAGATTTGATTGAAATTTTTATCCGCATGATCCCGACCAACATAGTCTCTGCGGCAGCAGAGGGGCAGATGTTAGGGTTAATATTCTTTAGTTTGCTGTTTGGCTTCTTTATGGGGCGAGTAGAGGGGCGCAGGGGAGAGGTGCTACGAGACTTTTGGAAGGGCGTGTCAAAGACTATGGTGCTAATTACTCAATTTGTTCTTAAGTTTGCCCCTATCGGTATCTTTGCATTAATCGCTAAAACAGTGAGTGCCACAGGCTTCGATGCCTTCGCTCCCATGCTGGTTTTTTTGTTGACTGTGATAACGGCATTAGCACTGCACGCCTTTGTGGCTTTACCTCTCTTGCTTAAATTTGTAGGGGGAGTGAGCCCGCTAAAGCAGTTATCTGTGATGTCGCCAGCCATGTTGATGGCATTCTCTACCGCTTCATCATCTGCGACCTTGCCTTTGACTATGGAGTGTGTAAAAAAGCGCGCCGGAGTTTCACATAAGACTGCCAGTTTTGTCTTGCCCTTAGGCGCAACGGTGAACATGGACGGCACAGCCTTGTATGAGTGTGTCGCGGCCATGTTTATTGCTCAGGCTTACGGGCTAGAACTCGGAATCGTGACTCAGTTCACCATAGTGCTGGTGGCGCTATTAACCTCTATCGGAGTCGCAGGGATCCCGGCGGCAAGCTTAGTCGCTATTACTGTGATTTTAGCCGCTATAGGCCTCCCCCTCGAGGCGATAGGTCTACTCTTGGTTACAGACAGGATCTTGGATATGCTGCGAACCGCAGTCAATGTCTATAGCGACGCGTGCGGCACTGTGATTATCGCGCGAACCGAGGGAGAGTCTTGGGTGCTCTCTCCTGAGCAAGAGCACGAAGTCACTGAACCTGACAATGATTAG
- a CDS encoding GGDEF domain-containing protein: MGSFQWDSHYITGLSDVDEQHHKLVSLINRFGRQIVRDELVLQDIQAVLGELWDYTQHHFSDEEVLMKQKGVDPRHIKEQVKDHQYFLNEILTNQSRISAQDKQSLKALLKFLTHWLAFHILGADQNMAKQIAAIDSGVSPALAYEKAEIQAGNATSPLLTALHGLFEQVCEQNQQLKRVNQSLDQKVIARTQALIDANNHLEKLSNTDSLTGIFNRRYAMEKLDLLWFKSRSEQQSLACILIDIDDFKSVNDTYGHDAGDKVLCELARKITHSLRTDDLCCRLGGDEFIVISPGTDISGIKHLAKQIQNKVADMKVPLGAHHWLASISVGIAVQSESMYHYHELIKQADNALYQSKATNSGIFTK; this comes from the coding sequence ATGGGTTCTTTTCAGTGGGATAGCCACTACATTACCGGATTAAGTGATGTCGATGAACAACATCATAAACTCGTGAGTTTAATTAACCGCTTCGGTCGCCAGATAGTCAGAGATGAACTCGTACTACAAGATATCCAGGCTGTGCTCGGTGAGTTATGGGACTACACTCAGCACCACTTTTCAGATGAAGAAGTGTTGATGAAGCAAAAAGGTGTCGATCCACGCCATATCAAAGAACAAGTCAAAGACCATCAATACTTCCTCAATGAGATCCTGACAAACCAATCAAGAATATCAGCTCAAGATAAACAATCACTAAAAGCTTTACTAAAGTTTCTCACCCACTGGCTTGCCTTCCACATTCTAGGGGCAGATCAAAATATGGCTAAGCAGATTGCGGCGATAGATTCAGGAGTGTCACCAGCACTCGCCTATGAGAAGGCTGAAATACAAGCTGGTAATGCAACCAGTCCCTTACTTACAGCCTTACATGGTTTATTTGAACAGGTATGTGAGCAAAATCAGCAATTAAAACGTGTTAATCAATCTTTGGATCAAAAGGTAATAGCGCGAACTCAAGCGCTTATAGATGCTAATAACCATTTAGAAAAACTCTCAAACACAGACTCTTTAACTGGAATTTTTAATCGCCGTTACGCCATGGAAAAACTCGACCTGCTTTGGTTTAAGTCACGCAGCGAACAGCAATCCTTAGCGTGTATTCTAATTGACATCGACGACTTTAAATCTGTGAACGATACTTACGGCCATGATGCGGGAGATAAAGTGCTATGCGAATTAGCTCGGAAAATAACCCATAGTCTGAGAACCGATGACCTATGCTGTCGTCTTGGTGGAGATGAATTTATTGTTATCAGCCCAGGTACCGACATCTCCGGTATCAAACACTTAGCCAAGCAGATCCAAAACAAGGTCGCTGATATGAAAGTCCCGCTGGGCGCGCATCATTGGTTAGCCAGTATCAGTGTGGGGATAGCTGTTCAATCTGAATCTATGTATCACTATCATGAATTAATAAAGCAAGCCGATAATGCGCTATATCAATCCAAAGCAACAAACTCAGGCATTTTCACAAAGTAA
- a CDS encoding dicarboxylate/amino acid:cation symporter: MFKSLSSRIFVGLFAGLILGTIIQYGFAGNSFANTTLIDIASGAGSMFVQLIMMLVVPLVFFSIVTGIAELRDLKSFGRLGSKTFGLYLVNTAVAIIVSIGLAMWIAPGAGMNLVGDQNASLTSTELPGFIDMIVNIIPSNPIQAFTSGNMLQIIFMALLTGGIVKALGNEVQPVVTFFQLGNKIMLKMITVVMSIAPIGVFALMVKLGATFEPDAFLSVFSYMAVIVGLLAFWALVVYPVIIGMTTNISASEFRRKTREQFLFALSTASSNATIPVTMRTLTEKLGVAGFGVPMGATMNMSGVAIYITVAAFFVGNAFGTPITMDQIPVLAFSVFLLSIGAGGVPGGGIVMIGVLIHQMGLPVEAIALVAALDRIIDMFCTSTNVVGDSAVVTMVDHSEKLEEAKLGDPVKA; this comes from the coding sequence ATGTTCAAATCTCTATCATCCCGTATCTTTGTCGGCTTATTTGCCGGCCTGATATTAGGTACAATCATTCAGTATGGTTTTGCTGGCAATAGCTTTGCCAACACCACCTTAATCGATATCGCATCAGGTGCTGGCAGCATGTTTGTCCAGCTCATCATGATGTTGGTCGTCCCGTTGGTTTTTTTCAGTATCGTTACCGGTATTGCCGAACTTCGCGATCTCAAATCTTTCGGCCGTCTGGGCAGCAAGACCTTCGGACTATATCTCGTCAATACGGCGGTTGCGATTATCGTCTCAATTGGTTTAGCCATGTGGATCGCACCGGGTGCGGGGATGAATCTAGTAGGCGATCAAAATGCCAGCCTGACATCGACTGAGCTTCCGGGCTTTATCGACATGATAGTCAACATAATCCCAAGCAATCCCATTCAGGCATTCACTTCGGGTAACATGCTGCAGATCATCTTTATGGCGTTGCTAACAGGCGGTATCGTTAAAGCTTTGGGAAATGAAGTACAGCCTGTGGTGACCTTTTTCCAGCTAGGTAACAAGATCATGCTAAAGATGATCACCGTTGTGATGAGCATTGCACCTATCGGTGTATTCGCCCTCATGGTTAAACTCGGTGCGACCTTCGAACCTGATGCCTTCTTGAGTGTATTTAGTTATATGGCGGTCATCGTCGGTCTACTGGCATTCTGGGCACTTGTGGTATACCCGGTCATTATCGGCATGACCACCAATATCTCAGCATCAGAGTTTCGCCGTAAGACTCGTGAGCAATTCCTGTTCGCACTGTCTACAGCCAGTTCAAATGCCACTATTCCGGTCACCATGCGTACCCTTACTGAAAAACTCGGTGTAGCAGGTTTCGGCGTACCTATGGGCGCAACCATGAACATGAGTGGTGTGGCTATTTATATCACAGTTGCAGCCTTCTTCGTCGGTAACGCCTTCGGCACCCCCATCACTATGGATCAAATCCCTGTGCTGGCCTTCAGTGTGTTCCTGCTTTCAATCGGCGCCGGTGGAGTTCCTGGTGGCGGTATCGTCATGATAGGCGTGCTCATTCACCAAATGGGGCTACCAGTTGAAGCGATTGCTTTGGTAGCAGCCCTTGACCGTATCATCGACATGTTCTGTACCAGTACTAACGTGGTGGGTGATTCAGCGGTAGTCACTATGGTCGACCACAGCGAAAAACTAGAAGAAGCTAAGCTAGGCGATCCAGTTAAGGCTTAA
- a CDS encoding NUDIX domain-containing protein translates to MRHLRTTTHPELSSLEGNIFHRKAARGIILDGENILMLYTERYHDYSIPGGGIDTGEAIETGLLRELEEETGAQHIEVMSEFGLYEEFRPWYKEDFDIMHMESYCYLCNIHPELGETKLEAHEIQNGMTPVWINIHEAIRHNEHTIASSPKKGMSIERETYLLKLIVEELL, encoded by the coding sequence ATGCGCCATTTAAGAACCACAACTCACCCTGAACTGAGTTCACTAGAAGGGAACATTTTCCATCGAAAAGCTGCCCGCGGCATTATTTTAGACGGTGAGAACATACTCATGCTCTATACGGAGCGATATCATGATTACAGTATTCCCGGTGGAGGGATAGATACAGGTGAAGCCATCGAAACAGGGCTTCTTCGAGAGCTTGAGGAAGAAACCGGCGCTCAGCATATCGAAGTGATGAGCGAATTTGGCTTATACGAAGAGTTCAGACCTTGGTACAAGGAGGATTTCGACATAATGCATATGGAGTCATACTGCTACCTATGTAATATTCACCCAGAGCTAGGTGAAACGAAACTTGAAGCCCATGAGATCCAAAATGGCATGACCCCTGTTTGGATCAATATTCATGAAGCAATAAGACACAACGAGCACACCATAGCCAGCAGCCCCAAAAAAGGCATGTCTATCGAACGAGAGACTTACCTGCTTAAGCTTATCGTCGAAGAGCTGTTATAA
- a CDS encoding DUF3291 domain-containing protein, whose protein sequence is MQLAQLNIARTKAAMDEPLMKEFVDNLDPINAIAESSQGFVWRLQDESGDATSIQAFDDPSIIVNMSVWESVEALKGFIFKTHHIRFLKRKSEWFDRLEQANYVLWWVPEGYRPDIEEGKQRLMHLREHGESAYAFSFKHKGDKALEENV, encoded by the coding sequence ATGCAGTTAGCCCAATTAAATATTGCCCGTACCAAAGCGGCAATGGATGAACCTTTAATGAAAGAGTTTGTCGATAACTTAGACCCCATTAATGCCATTGCCGAATCAAGCCAAGGGTTTGTGTGGCGATTGCAAGATGAAAGTGGCGATGCAACCAGTATTCAAGCTTTCGATGATCCTTCGATTATCGTGAACATGTCGGTGTGGGAGTCCGTTGAAGCACTCAAAGGCTTTATCTTTAAGACGCATCATATTCGGTTTTTAAAACGGAAAAGTGAATGGTTCGATAGGCTAGAGCAAGCTAATTACGTGCTCTGGTGGGTGCCTGAAGGTTATCGACCTGATATTGAAGAGGGGAAGCAGCGACTCATGCATCTAAGAGAACATGGTGAGTCAGCTTATGCCTTTAGCTTTAAGCATAAAGGCGATAAAGCTTTAGAGGAAAATGTATAA
- the gltS gene encoding sodium/glutamate symporter: MEPQIVEIKDFVSFTLAIIALFIGKTIISRYELLRKYSIPEPVVGGFACATIVGVLYYAFDIQIEFNLDVRDILLLYFFAGIGLKADIVTLLKGGKPLLILLVLSSVFIFLQNFMGVSVATLFGLDPKAGLMSGSISLIGGVGTAMAWTPTFVEELGIANASELGIASNTLGLIAACVIGGPIAAYLMKRHNVKPNLDTNLDIGASHKNNSKHIQVDYFGVLRAWLWLNVTLIIGYFIDLGLQEAGLKLPMFVACLLAGIIIGNIGRAYLNRDKGKDRSYVEDASRGLSLIQDICLGMFLTMALMSLKIWELEGSLAYISVVMTLQVLLSILFTVFIVFRLMGKDYEAAVICSGFGGVTLGSTATAIVNMTAVSQQYGAAHRAFIIVPLVCGFFIDIVNAMIINLFVNF; this comes from the coding sequence ATGGAACCCCAGATCGTTGAAATTAAAGATTTTGTGTCGTTTACTCTAGCCATTATTGCGCTATTTATTGGTAAAACGATCATCTCTCGCTATGAGTTGTTGCGAAAGTACAGTATTCCAGAGCCCGTTGTCGGAGGTTTTGCTTGTGCGACTATTGTCGGGGTACTCTATTATGCTTTTGACATCCAGATTGAATTTAATCTGGATGTCCGGGATATTCTACTGCTCTATTTCTTTGCCGGTATAGGGCTTAAGGCCGATATTGTTACCTTGCTGAAAGGCGGCAAGCCGCTGCTGATATTGTTAGTCCTTTCCAGCGTATTTATCTTCTTGCAAAACTTTATGGGGGTCAGTGTCGCGACGCTGTTTGGATTAGATCCTAAAGCGGGGTTGATGTCGGGTTCTATCTCCCTTATTGGTGGTGTGGGTACGGCCATGGCCTGGACACCCACCTTTGTCGAGGAGTTAGGCATAGCCAATGCCAGTGAACTAGGCATAGCATCAAATACATTAGGCCTTATTGCTGCTTGTGTGATTGGTGGTCCAATTGCCGCCTATTTGATGAAACGCCATAATGTGAAGCCTAATCTGGATACAAATTTAGATATTGGCGCTAGCCATAAAAATAATAGTAAGCATATTCAAGTCGATTATTTTGGGGTATTACGCGCCTGGTTATGGTTAAACGTGACACTCATTATTGGTTACTTTATTGACCTGGGATTACAAGAAGCTGGGCTTAAGCTGCCTATGTTTGTTGCCTGTCTGTTAGCGGGTATTATTATCGGCAATATAGGTAGAGCTTATCTCAATCGTGACAAAGGGAAAGACAGAAGTTATGTAGAGGATGCTTCTAGGGGCTTATCACTTATTCAAGATATCTGTTTGGGTATGTTCTTAACCATGGCCTTGATGAGCCTGAAAATTTGGGAGCTCGAAGGCAGTCTGGCTTATATCTCGGTGGTGATGACATTGCAGGTATTGCTGTCGATTCTATTCACTGTATTTATTGTGTTTAGACTGATGGGCAAGGATTATGAGGCGGCTGTTATCTGTTCCGGTTTTGGTGGGGTAACCTTAGGTTCGACGGCCACGGCAATTGTGAATATGACGGCGGTATCTCAGCAATATGGTGCGGCTCATAGAGCCTTCATTATTGTGCCTTTGGTATGTGGTTTCTTTATCGATATCGTCAATGCGATGATCATCAATCTGTTTGTGAACTTCTAG
- a CDS encoding universal stress protein, whose translation MNYKHILLCVALNKDSGEILAKAANIARQNQALLSLLHIDLDIPHSYEGMLGSDYKEQESIVREESLTSMAKLIDSLNIDVRHHYPIHQHIINSGDLDFEILDNIDKHDIDLLIMGHHKVNFLTQFLLSPTEPLMRNMPCDLMFLKLDS comes from the coding sequence ATGAATTATAAACATATACTGTTGTGTGTAGCATTGAATAAAGACAGCGGAGAAATCTTAGCAAAAGCGGCTAATATTGCCAGACAGAATCAGGCGTTACTGAGTCTACTGCATATCGACCTGGACATTCCCCACAGCTATGAGGGGATGCTAGGCAGCGATTATAAAGAGCAGGAGAGTATCGTCAGAGAAGAATCTCTTACTTCGATGGCTAAGCTTATCGACTCCCTCAATATTGACGTAAGACATCACTATCCCATCCACCAGCACATCATAAATTCAGGCGATCTCGACTTTGAGATCCTCGACAATATCGACAAGCATGACATAGACCTACTGATCATGGGTCACCATAAAGTGAACTTTCTCACTCAATTTTTGCTTTCACCCACTGAACCCCTTATGCGCAACATGCCCTGCGACTTGATGTTCTTAAAACTGGACAGTTAA